A portion of the Pagrus major chromosome 8, Pma_NU_1.0 genome contains these proteins:
- the LOC141000673 gene encoding uncharacterized protein isoform X2, which yields MRSFAAFLIFFSGVGFIGCKPSSPCPSGQFMLKSQCVLCHPTCSECDGHELFECTTCGVNEDGQERFLHQGRCRAHCPRGLYPDRGHYACLPCIANCELCTDGNICAKCREHYKLQNGVCQTASCDIGQVQDPDTGECIGCEMGCKTCSTEDPEICNSCVEGYFLFRHQCRRHCPQSTYEDWGRGVCLSCPAPCTDCRSNTHCLTCQPGYFLNGGECMKQCPQKTFSESSGWRCQPCYSSCQTCHGPHSSDCDLCLGGNTPLHGQCPLVNCPLGQYYDGKYSECQACDASCKTCFGPQALDCSSCFKGYFLDQDSSCVVQCPSGSYANSATQLCEDCSPNCEACVDTSDNCISCSKSSYKLFLHQGRCWSNCPEGFFETAEGSCEACDSSCLTCDGIKSQCLSCADGHYLESGMCRLNCSLRSYPADDGTCRRCPPHCDVCSDDRTCFKCSFLYLMLNGVCKASCPMGYYEDMEEGRCGQCHPTCGSCLGPLTDDCETCSTFSPKLYKGECTKDCPTGTYYETEAMECQECHQTCMSCSGPEPNQCTQCEKGLVLDPNTLLCGVTGDTDCPPRTYLHDDQFTCMGCHRHCYSCEGPGNDECQTCATPKYLHNKTCVSECPAGTYNTRQEADGTELGYCLPCDHACSTCTGASPRDCLTCSQGYLRLLQLCVTHCPTGYYREGSHCEKCDRSCERCTGPGPESCRACSPPLLELQGTKLCVGRCPHRFYHLDDICKQCHTSCQTCTGTDRRAISLCLASGLRDMRLGQHFKGQSLLPTL from the exons ATGAGGTCCTTCGCCGCGTTTCTGATCTTTTTCTCCGGCGTCGGATTTATTGGATGCAAACCCTCGTCGCCCTGTCCGAGTGGACAGTTTATGCTGAAGAGCCAGTGTGTCCTCTGTCACCCCACCTGCTCCGAGTGCGACGGGCACGAGCTGTTTGAATGCACTACCTGTGGAGTTA atgAAGATGGACAGGAACGTTTTCTCCACCAAGGACGCTGTCGGGCACACTGCCCCCGGGGACTCTATCCTGACAGGGGTCACTATGCCTGCCTGCCCTGCATAGCCAATTGTGAACTCTGCACAGATGGCAACATATGTGCCAAATGTCGGGAACACTACAAACTCCAGAACGGGGTCTGCCAAACGGCGTCCTGTGACATAG GGCAGGTGCAGGACCCTGACACAGGAGAGTGCATTGGCTGTGAGATGGGTTGCAAAACATGTTCCACAG AGGACCCAGAGATCTGCAACAGCTGTGTTGAAGGTTACTTTCT tttcAGACATCAGTGTCGCAGGCATTGCCCCCAGAGCACCTACGAGGACTGGGGCAGGGGTGTGTGCCTGTCCTGTCCAGCACCATGCACAGATTGCAGGAGTAACACACACTGCCTCACTTGCCAACCTGGTTACTTCCTCAATG GAGGTGAGTGTATGAAACAGTGCCCACAGAAAACCTTCAGTGagtccagtgggtggcgctgCCAGCCTTGCTATAGCTCATGCCAGACATGCCACGGGCCTCATTCGTCAGACTGTGATCTTTGTCTTGGTGGAAACACTCCACTGCATGGGCAGTGTCCTCTGGTTAACTGTCCGTTGGGACAGTACTATGACG GTAAATATAGTGAATGTCAGGCCTGTGATGCATCCTGTAAGACCTGTTTTGGCCCGCAAGCCCTGGATTGTTCATCCTGTTTCAAAG GATATTTCCTGGACCAGGACAGCTCTTGTGTAGTGCAGTGTCCATCAGGCTCCTATGCAAATTCTGCCACTCAGCTGTGTGAAGACTGCTCTCCAAACTGTGAGGCCTGCGTGGACACCAGTGATAACTGCATCAGCTGTTCCAAAAGCAGCTATAAACTTTTTCTCCACCAGGGGCGGTGTTGGTCGAATTGCCCAGA AGGTTTCTTTGAGACAGCAGAGGGGTCGTGTGAAGCCTGCGACAGCTCTTGTCTGACATGTGATGGGATCAAGTCACAGTGTCTGTCCTGTGCTGATGGCCACTACTTAGAGAGTGGTATGTGTAGACTCAACTGTTCACTGCGGTCATACCCTGCGGATGATGGCACATGCAGACGCTGCCCTCCCCACTGTGACGTTTGCTCAGATGACAGGACCTGTTTCA AATGCAGTTTTCTCTACCTGATGCTGAATGGTGTGTGTAAGGCTAGTTGTCCCATGGGCTACTATGAGGACATGGAGGAGGGCCGCTGTGGTCAGTGCCACCCGACCTGTGGCAGCTGTTTAGGGCCCCTGACAGACGATTGTGAGACGTGCTCAACGTTTAGCCCCAAACTTTATAAGGGTGAATGCACCAAAGACTGTCCCACTGGTACTTACTATGAAACTGAAGCTATGGAATGTCAAG AGTGCCACCAGACTTGTATGAGCTGCTCTGGCCCAGAGCCAAACCAGTGCACACAATGTGAGAAGGGACTCGTGCTGGATCCAAACACATTGTTGTGTGGCGTGACGGGCGACACGGACTGCCCACCGAGGACCTACCTACACGACGACCAGTTCACCTGCATGGGTTGCCACCGGCACTGTTACTCTTGCGAGGGACCGGGCAACGATGAATGCCAGACCTGTGCCACCCCCAAATACCTTCATA ACAAGACCTGTGTGAGCGAGTGTCCGGCTGGTACATACAACACACGTCAGGAGGCGGACGGAACAGAGTTGGGATATTGTTTGCCTTGTGACCACGCCTGTTCCACCTGTACTGGTGCATCACCCAGAGATTGCCTCACTTGTTCTCAAGGATACCTGCGTCTCCTTCAGCTCTGTGTTACACATTGTCCAACAGG GTATTACAGAGAGGGCTCCCACTGTGAGAAATGTGACCGGTCCTGTGAGCGGTGTACAGGACCAGGGCCTGAGTCCTGCAGGGCCTGTTCACCTCCTCTTCTGGAGCTGCAAGGCACCAAGCTGTGTGTCGGGCGTTGCCCACACCGCTTCTATCATCTTGATGACATCTGTAAACAGTGCCACACCAGCTGTCAGACCTGCACAGGTACAGATAGGAGAGCTATTTCTTT atgCCTCGCCTCAGGGCTGCGTGACATGCGATTGGGGCAACACTTTAAAGGACAAAGTCTGCTACCCACGTTGTGA
- the LOC141000673 gene encoding uncharacterized protein isoform X1, translated as MRSFAAFLIFFSGVGFIGCKPSSPCPSGQFMLKSQCVLCHPTCSECDGHELFECTTCGVNEDGQERFLHQGRCRAHCPRGLYPDRGHYACLPCIANCELCTDGNICAKCREHYKLQNGVCQTASCDIGQVQDPDTGECIGCEMGCKTCSTEDPEICNSCVEGYFLFRHQCRRHCPQSTYEDWGRGVCLSCPAPCTDCRSNTHCLTCQPGYFLNGGECMKQCPQKTFSESSGWRCQPCYSSCQTCHGPHSSDCDLCLGGNTPLHGQCPLVNCPLGQYYDGKYSECQACDASCKTCFGPQALDCSSCFKGYFLDQDSSCVVQCPSGSYANSATQLCEDCSPNCEACVDTSDNCISCSKSSYKLFLHQGRCWSNCPEGFFETAEGSCEACDSSCLTCDGIKSQCLSCADGHYLESGMCRLNCSLRSYPADDGTCRRCPPHCDVCSDDRTCFKCSFLYLMLNGVCKASCPMGYYEDMEEGRCGQCHPTCGSCLGPLTDDCETCSTFSPKLYKGECTKDCPTGTYYETEAMECQECHQTCMSCSGPEPNQCTQCEKGLVLDPNTLLCGVTGDTDCPPRTYLHDDQFTCMGCHRHCYSCEGPGNDECQTCATPKYLHNKTCVSECPAGTYNTRQEADGTELGYCLPCDHACSTCTGASPRDCLTCSQGYLRLLQLCVTHCPTGYYREGSHCEKCDRSCERCTGPGPESCRACSPPLLELQGTKLCVGRCPHRFYHLDDICKQCHTSCQTCTDASPQGCVTCDWGNTLKDKVCYPRCEEGRYFSVEETCEPCDSSCRHCTGPRPDQCLTCHRDSALHAVENRCARCCQAGGNDTDCCVCDSRSALCVEAPQPKSGQDQVTDLNMSSRALKHTSATLPIALLLALGLALAVFALVKAHARKRLCWSQSYERLSGSASINMPHGVPEPDSGDEVDVVYTSKGGSVYRRYSFIHEQDTDADQGVDENTCLNQS; from the exons ATGAGGTCCTTCGCCGCGTTTCTGATCTTTTTCTCCGGCGTCGGATTTATTGGATGCAAACCCTCGTCGCCCTGTCCGAGTGGACAGTTTATGCTGAAGAGCCAGTGTGTCCTCTGTCACCCCACCTGCTCCGAGTGCGACGGGCACGAGCTGTTTGAATGCACTACCTGTGGAGTTA atgAAGATGGACAGGAACGTTTTCTCCACCAAGGACGCTGTCGGGCACACTGCCCCCGGGGACTCTATCCTGACAGGGGTCACTATGCCTGCCTGCCCTGCATAGCCAATTGTGAACTCTGCACAGATGGCAACATATGTGCCAAATGTCGGGAACACTACAAACTCCAGAACGGGGTCTGCCAAACGGCGTCCTGTGACATAG GGCAGGTGCAGGACCCTGACACAGGAGAGTGCATTGGCTGTGAGATGGGTTGCAAAACATGTTCCACAG AGGACCCAGAGATCTGCAACAGCTGTGTTGAAGGTTACTTTCT tttcAGACATCAGTGTCGCAGGCATTGCCCCCAGAGCACCTACGAGGACTGGGGCAGGGGTGTGTGCCTGTCCTGTCCAGCACCATGCACAGATTGCAGGAGTAACACACACTGCCTCACTTGCCAACCTGGTTACTTCCTCAATG GAGGTGAGTGTATGAAACAGTGCCCACAGAAAACCTTCAGTGagtccagtgggtggcgctgCCAGCCTTGCTATAGCTCATGCCAGACATGCCACGGGCCTCATTCGTCAGACTGTGATCTTTGTCTTGGTGGAAACACTCCACTGCATGGGCAGTGTCCTCTGGTTAACTGTCCGTTGGGACAGTACTATGACG GTAAATATAGTGAATGTCAGGCCTGTGATGCATCCTGTAAGACCTGTTTTGGCCCGCAAGCCCTGGATTGTTCATCCTGTTTCAAAG GATATTTCCTGGACCAGGACAGCTCTTGTGTAGTGCAGTGTCCATCAGGCTCCTATGCAAATTCTGCCACTCAGCTGTGTGAAGACTGCTCTCCAAACTGTGAGGCCTGCGTGGACACCAGTGATAACTGCATCAGCTGTTCCAAAAGCAGCTATAAACTTTTTCTCCACCAGGGGCGGTGTTGGTCGAATTGCCCAGA AGGTTTCTTTGAGACAGCAGAGGGGTCGTGTGAAGCCTGCGACAGCTCTTGTCTGACATGTGATGGGATCAAGTCACAGTGTCTGTCCTGTGCTGATGGCCACTACTTAGAGAGTGGTATGTGTAGACTCAACTGTTCACTGCGGTCATACCCTGCGGATGATGGCACATGCAGACGCTGCCCTCCCCACTGTGACGTTTGCTCAGATGACAGGACCTGTTTCA AATGCAGTTTTCTCTACCTGATGCTGAATGGTGTGTGTAAGGCTAGTTGTCCCATGGGCTACTATGAGGACATGGAGGAGGGCCGCTGTGGTCAGTGCCACCCGACCTGTGGCAGCTGTTTAGGGCCCCTGACAGACGATTGTGAGACGTGCTCAACGTTTAGCCCCAAACTTTATAAGGGTGAATGCACCAAAGACTGTCCCACTGGTACTTACTATGAAACTGAAGCTATGGAATGTCAAG AGTGCCACCAGACTTGTATGAGCTGCTCTGGCCCAGAGCCAAACCAGTGCACACAATGTGAGAAGGGACTCGTGCTGGATCCAAACACATTGTTGTGTGGCGTGACGGGCGACACGGACTGCCCACCGAGGACCTACCTACACGACGACCAGTTCACCTGCATGGGTTGCCACCGGCACTGTTACTCTTGCGAGGGACCGGGCAACGATGAATGCCAGACCTGTGCCACCCCCAAATACCTTCATA ACAAGACCTGTGTGAGCGAGTGTCCGGCTGGTACATACAACACACGTCAGGAGGCGGACGGAACAGAGTTGGGATATTGTTTGCCTTGTGACCACGCCTGTTCCACCTGTACTGGTGCATCACCCAGAGATTGCCTCACTTGTTCTCAAGGATACCTGCGTCTCCTTCAGCTCTGTGTTACACATTGTCCAACAGG GTATTACAGAGAGGGCTCCCACTGTGAGAAATGTGACCGGTCCTGTGAGCGGTGTACAGGACCAGGGCCTGAGTCCTGCAGGGCCTGTTCACCTCCTCTTCTGGAGCTGCAAGGCACCAAGCTGTGTGTCGGGCGTTGCCCACACCGCTTCTATCATCTTGATGACATCTGTAAACAGTGCCACACCAGCTGTCAGACCTGCACAG atgCCTCGCCTCAGGGCTGCGTGACATGCGATTGGGGCAACACTTTAAAGGACAAAGTCTGCTACCCACGTTGTGAGGAAGGGCGATACTTCTCGGTAGAG GAAACCTGTGAGCCATGTGACAGCTCGTGTAGGCATTGCACCGGCCCCAGGCCAGACCAGTGTCTGACCTGTCACCGAGACTCTGCTCTCCATGCTGTGGAGAACCGGTGTGCCCGCTGCTGTCAGGCTGGAGGGAATGACACCGattgctgtgtttgtgacagccGCTCAG cTCTGTGTGTGGAGGCCCCCCAACCCAAGTCAGGACAGGATCAGGTGACAGACCTGAACATGTCATCTAGAGCTCTGAAGCACACCTCAGCCACCTTGCCTATCGCCCTGCTGCTGGCGCTGGGGTTGGCTCTGGCTGTGTTTGCCTTGGTTAAGGCCCATGCCAGGAAGAGGCTGTGCTGGAGCCAGAGCTATGAGAGACTGAGCGGCAGTGCCAGCATCAACATGCCCCACGGTGTGCCGGAGCCGGACAGTGGAGACGAGGTGGATGTGGTGTACACCAGCAAAGGTGGATCAGTGTATAGGCGATACAGCTTCATCCATGAGCAGGACACAGATGCCGACCAGGGTGTGGATGAGAACACATGTCTCAATCAATCTTAG
- the gcnt3 gene encoding beta-1,3-galactosyl-O-glycosyl-glycoprotein beta-1,6-N-acetylglucosaminyltransferase 3 — MVIHEKIEMFERLLRAIYTPQNIYCVHVDQKSSKEFQMAVGAIVSCFPNVFVATKLERVIYASWSRVQADLNCMEDLLSSRVQWRYLLNTCGTDFPIKTNREMVQTLKTLNGRNSLETEATSDYKKNRWQYHHNVTDTVTGTNVRKSPPPISSPMYSGSAYFVVSRAFVKHVMQDREVQKFLEWEKDTYSPDEHLWATLQRMPSVPGSVPANSKYDTTDMHAHARVVNWVYLAGDMRKGAPYSLCSGQYRRAVCVYGAGDLPWLLRQQQLFANKFDPEVDDLAIRCLESVLRFKALGQHSLMTNQYSTILQNLRYNVFMKAAQHT; from the coding sequence ATGGTGATCCACGAGAAGATTGAGATGTTTGAGCGCCTACTACGAGCTATTTACACCCCTCAGAACATCTACTGTGTGCATGTGGACCAGAAATCCTCAAAAGAATTTCAGATGGCTGTGGGGGCAATTGTTTCCTGCTTTCCTAATGTGTTTGTAGCCACTAAATTAGAAAGAGTTATATATGCCTCATGGTCCAGGGTGCAGGCAGATTTGAACTGCATGGAAGATCTGCTGAGTTCACGCGTCCAGTGGAGGTACCTGCTGAACACCTGCGGGACCGACTTCCCCATCAAAACCAACAGAGAGATGGTTCAGACACTGAAGACCCTGAATGGGAGGAACAGCTTGGAGACTGAAGCCACCAGTGACTACAAGAAGAACCGCTGGCAGTATCATCACAATGTCACTGACACTGTCACCGGGACAAATGTGAGGAAAAGTCCCCCACCCATCAGCAGCCCCATGTATTCAGGAAGTGCTTACTTTGTGGTCTCGAGAGCCTTTGTGAAACATGTGATGCAGGACAGAGAGGTCCAGAAATTTCTGGAGTGGGAGAAGGACACGTACAGCCCCGACGAGCACTTGTGGGCCACTCTACAGAGGATGCCCTCTGTTCCTGGATCAGTGCCTGCAAACAGCAAGTATGACACGACAGACATGCATGCCCACGCTCGTGTGGTGAATTGGGTCTATTTAGCAGGAGATATGAGAAAAGGGGCCCCGTACTCTCTGTGTAGTGGGCAGTACAGGAGAGCGGTTTGTGTGTATGGAGCCGGTGACCTCCCATGGCTCCTGAGGCAACAGCAACTCTTTGCAAATAAGTTCGATCCCGAGGTCGATGATCTTGCTATTAGATGTCTGGAGTCAGTTCTGCGTTTTAAAGCTTTGGGCCAACACTCACTGATGACCAATCAATATTCAACCATTCTGCAAAACTTAAGATATAATGTATTCATGAAGGCAGCTCAGCATACTTAG